A genomic region of Raphanus sativus cultivar WK10039 chromosome 6, ASM80110v3, whole genome shotgun sequence contains the following coding sequences:
- the LOC108806484 gene encoding vacuolar protein sorting-associated protein 35A, producing MIADGSGEDEEKWLAAGAAAFKQNAFYMQRAIDSNNLKDALKYSAQMLSELRTSKLSPHKYYDLYMRAFDELRKLEIFFMEETRRGCSVIELYELVQHAGNILPRLYLLCTAGSVYIKTKEAPAKEILKDLVEMCRGIQHPLRGLFLRSYLAQISRDKLPDIGSEYEGDADTVTDAVEFVLLNFTEMNKLWVRMQHQGPAREKEKREKERSELRDLVGKNLHVLSQLEGVDLDMYRDTVLPRVLEQIVNCRDEIAQYYLMDCIIQVFPDEYHLQTLDVLLGACPQLQPSVDIMTVLSRLMERLSSYAALNTEVLPYFLQVEAFSKLNNAIGKVIEAQEDMPILSAVTLYSSLLKFTLHVHPDRLDYADQVLGSCIKQLSGKGKIHDTRATKELVTLLSAPLEKYNDVVIALKLTNYPLVMEYLDSENKRVMATVIIRSIMKNKTVIATAEKVEALLELIKGLINDLDEPQGLEVDEDDFEEEQNSVARLIHMLYSDDPEEMFKIINVLKNHLLTGGPKRLKFTIPPLVVSALKLIRRLPEEGDNPFGKEASVSATKIFQFLNQIIEALPSAPSSPDLAFRLYLQCAEAANKCDEEPIAYEFFTQAYILYEEEISDSKAQVTALQLIIGTLQRMHVFGVENRDTLTHKATGYSAKLLKKPDQCRAVYACSHLFWLEDHETIQDGERVLRCLKRALKIANSAQQMTSAARGSTGSVTLFIEILNKYLYFFEKGIPQITVESVESMIQLIKNEESLTSDQSAESFLASTLRFMEFQKQKGGVVGDRYEQVKV from the exons atgATCGCAGAcggatcaggagaagacgaagAGAAATGGCTCGCCGCCGGCGCTGCGGCTTTCAAGCAGAACGCATTTTACATGCAGCGCGCTATT GATTCGAATAATCTGAAAGATGCTCTCAAGTACTCGGCTCAGATGCTTAGCGAGTTGCGGACTTCGAAGCTTTCGCCTCACAAGTACTATGACCTCT ATATGAGAGCTTTTGATGAGTTGAGGAAGCTTGAGATTTTCTTCATGGAGGAAACTCGGCGTGGCTGCTCCGTCATTGAACTCTATGAGCTTGTTCAGCATGCTGGTAACATATTACCACGCTT ATATCTCCTGTGTACAGCAGGATCCGTTTATATCAAAACCAAGGAAGCTCCTGCCAAGGAAATTCTTAAGGATCTTGTTGAGATGTGCCGTGGGATTCAGCATCCTCTACGTGGTCTCTTCTTGAGAAGTTACCTTGCCCAAATTAGTCGAGATAAATTACCTGATATTGGTTCCGAGTATGAAGG AGATGCTGATACAGTCACGGATGCGGTGGAGTTTGTACTACTGAACTTTACCGAGATGAATAAACTCTGGGTCAGAATGCAACACCAG GGACCTGCTCGGGAAAAGGAGAAACGGGAGAAAGAGAGGAGTGAGCTTCGTGACCTT GTTGGAAAGAACCTTCATGTGCTGAGCCAGTTAGAAGGTGTAGACCTTGATATGTACAGAGATACAGTTCTTCCTAGAGTCTTAGAGCAg ATAGTGAACTGCCGAGATGAGATTGCCCAATATTACCTAATGGACTGTATCATTCAAGTCTTCCCCGACGAGTATCACTTGCAGACTCTTGATGTACTTCTTGGGGCTTGTCCACAACTTCAG CCATCGGTTGACATTATGACAGTGCTTTCACGTTTAATGGAGAGGCTGTCAAGTTATGCTGCCTTAAATACTGAAGTTTTACCTTATTTCCTGCAAGTGGAAGCTTTCTCAAAGTTGAATAATGCAATTGGAAAG GTAATAGAAGCACAAGAAGACATGCCTATTCTGAGTGCAGTAACCCTGTATTCTTCGCTTCTCAAGTTTACTCTTCATGTTCACCCTGATCGGCTTGATTATGCGGACCAAGTGTTG GGATCATGTATTAAGCAATTGTCTGGAAAAGGAAAGATTCATGACACCCGTGCAACAAAGGAGCTTGTCACCCTTTTAAGTGCTCCTCTAGAGAAGTATAACGATGTTGTTATCGCCCTTAAACTAACAAACTATCCCCTTGTAATGGAGTACCTTGATAGCGAGAACAAGAGAGTAATGGCTACGGTTATAATTCGAAGCATTATGAAAAACAAGACTGTAATTGCTACAGCAGAGAAG GTTGAAGCATTGCTTGAACTGATCAAAGGACTTATCAATGACCTGGATGAGCCTCAAGGTCTTGAG GTTGATGAAGATGACTTTGAGGAGGAGCAAAATTCTGTTGCGCGTCTCATTCACATGTTATATAGTGATGATCCGGAAGAGATGTTTAAG ATTATCAATGTCCTCAAGAACCATCTCCTGACAGGAGGGCCAAAGCGCTTAAAGTTCACCATTCCACCCCTGGTTGTGTCTGCTCTGAAG CTAATCAGGCGGTTGCCAGAGGAAGGAGACAATCCTTTCGGAAAAGAGGCTTCGGTGTCTGCTACTAAAATTTTCCAATTTCTAAATCAG ATTATTGAAGCGCTCCCTAGTGCTCCATCATCACCTGACTTGGCATTCCGATTGTACTTGCAATGTGCTGAG GCTGCGAATAAGTGTGATGAAGAGCCAATTGCATATGAATTTTTCACCCAAGCATACATCTTATACGAAGAAGAAATTTCG GACTCAAAGGCCCAGGTGACCGCTTTACAACTTATAATTGGAACTCTGCAAAGGATGCACGTATTCGGTGTTGAGAACAGAGATACTTTAACACATAAGGCCACAGGG TATTCCGCAAAACTTCTAAAGAAACCCGACCAGTGTCGAGCTGTTTATGCCTGCTCTCATCTGTTTTGGCTCGAAGATCATGAGACCATACAAGATGGAGAAAG GGTTCTGCGTTGTCTCAAACGAGCGCTTAAAATTGCAAATTCAGCTCAACAAATGACCAGCGCAGCTCGGGGTAGTACAGGATCTGTTACCCTCTTCATCGAGATATTAAACAA GTACCTCTATTTCTTTGAGAAAGGGATTCCACAAATCACAGTTGAATCAGTGGAGAGCATGATCCAACTGATCAAGAACGAAGAATCGTTGACATCAGACCAATCTGCCGAATCCTTCTTGGCAAGTACGCTTCGGTTCATGGAGTTCCAGAAGCAGAAAGGCGGTGTCGTTGGTGACAGATACGAGCAGGTCAAAGTATAG